A genome region from Arthrobacter sp. SLBN-100 includes the following:
- the mmsA gene encoding multiple monosaccharide ABC transporter ATP-binding protein: MTSQTSQTDPIILEMRSITKEFPGVKALDKVSLRVKAGEIHAICGENGAGKSTLMKVLSGVYPYGSYDGDIVYQGQVQQFRDIRASEHAGIVIIHQELALIPELSITENIFLGNEPTKRGVIDWAEARLRSLDLLARVGLRDDPDTPIKEIGVGKQQLVEIAKALNKSVKILILDEPTAALNESDSQHLLDLMLGLKAKGITCIIISHKLNEIEQIADSITIIRDGKSIETLDVKADGVDEDRIIKGMVGRTLESRFPDHTPKIGEVFFEVKNWTVAHPQIQDRLVCKNSSFFVRRGEIVGFAGLMGAGRTELARSVFGRSYGHFVSGQIYMHGKEVALKSVHQAIDAGLGYVTEDRKSLGLNLLDDIKTTTVSANLEKISKRSVVDTNQEFAVAEQYRKSLRTKAPTVQEGVAKLSGGNQQKVVLAKWMFTDPELLILDEPTRGIDVGAKYEIYGIIQQLANQGKGVIVISSELPELLGLSDRIYTIFEGAITGVLNKEEASQESLMKLMTSSARKAA, from the coding sequence ATGACGTCCCAGACCAGTCAGACCGACCCGATCATTCTCGAGATGCGGTCCATCACCAAGGAATTCCCCGGCGTTAAAGCGTTGGATAAGGTAAGCCTGCGGGTCAAGGCCGGTGAGATCCACGCCATCTGCGGCGAGAACGGCGCCGGCAAGTCCACCCTGATGAAGGTCCTCTCGGGCGTTTACCCGTACGGAAGCTACGACGGGGACATCGTCTACCAGGGCCAGGTCCAGCAGTTCAGGGATATCCGGGCCAGCGAACACGCCGGCATTGTGATCATCCACCAGGAACTGGCGCTGATCCCGGAGCTCTCCATCACGGAGAACATCTTCCTGGGCAACGAGCCCACCAAGCGCGGCGTCATTGATTGGGCTGAGGCCCGGCTGCGTTCCCTGGACCTGCTGGCCCGAGTGGGCCTGCGTGACGACCCGGACACGCCTATCAAGGAAATCGGCGTCGGCAAGCAGCAGCTGGTGGAAATCGCCAAGGCCCTGAACAAGTCCGTGAAGATCCTTATCCTGGACGAACCGACGGCCGCCCTGAACGAATCCGATTCCCAGCACCTGCTGGACCTGATGCTCGGCCTGAAAGCCAAGGGCATTACCTGCATCATCATTTCGCACAAGCTCAACGAGATCGAGCAGATCGCCGACTCCATCACCATCATCCGTGACGGCAAGTCCATTGAGACCCTGGACGTCAAGGCCGACGGTGTGGACGAAGACCGGATCATCAAGGGCATGGTGGGCCGTACGCTGGAATCCCGGTTCCCGGACCACACCCCGAAGATTGGCGAGGTGTTCTTCGAGGTCAAGAACTGGACCGTCGCACACCCGCAGATACAGGACCGGCTGGTCTGCAAGAACTCCAGCTTTTTTGTCCGGCGCGGAGAGATCGTCGGCTTCGCCGGGCTGATGGGCGCCGGCCGCACCGAACTGGCCCGTTCCGTCTTTGGCCGGTCCTACGGTCATTTCGTCTCCGGCCAGATCTATATGCATGGCAAGGAAGTCGCCCTCAAGAGCGTCCACCAGGCTATCGACGCCGGCCTCGGCTACGTCACCGAAGACCGGAAATCCCTCGGACTGAACCTGCTCGATGACATCAAGACCACTACGGTTTCAGCCAACCTCGAGAAGATCAGCAAACGCAGTGTGGTGGACACCAACCAGGAGTTCGCTGTCGCGGAGCAGTACCGCAAGTCGCTGCGCACCAAGGCCCCTACGGTGCAGGAAGGCGTTGCCAAGCTGTCCGGCGGGAACCAGCAGAAGGTGGTGCTGGCCAAGTGGATGTTTACGGACCCGGAACTGCTGATCCTGGACGAACCTACCCGCGGCATCGACGTCGGAGCCAAGTACGAGATTTACGGGATCATCCAGCAGCTCGCCAACCAGGGCAAGGGCGTAATTGTGATTTCCTCTGAACTGCCTGAACTTCTCGGGCTCTCGGACCGCATCTACACCATCTTCGAGGGCGCCATCACGGGCGTGCTCAACAAAGAGGAAGCGAGCCAGGAAAGCCTGATGAAGCTCATGACCTCCTCCGCTCGAAAAGCTGCTTAA
- the mmsB gene encoding multiple monosaccharide ABC transporter permease gives MNALKKLFGGDTRQFGMIFALVALIVLFQWLTGGITLTPGNVINLFNGNSYILILAIGMVLVIIAGHIDLSVGSVAAFVGMVVAIAMRDWNIPWYLAILLGLGLGAAIGAWHGWWTAYVGIPAFIVTLAGMLIFRGAQQFVGQSNSIPVPRGFQYIGAGYLPEVGPDTGFNNLTLLLGLAAVAFVIFSEVRRRRMAKALGAEVSETWVSVLRLVLICGAILYATYLFATGRPGTSFPIPGLILAVLVLIYGFISSKTVVGRHVYAVGGNRHAAELSGVKSKKINFLVMMNMSIIAGLAGMIFVARSTSAGPSDGTGWELDAIAAVFIGGAAVTGGVGTVIGSIVGGLVMAVLNNGLQLLSVGADWQSMIKGLVLLVAVAIDVYNKSQGRASIIGLMMKNFSRPSGGPGTPLQPDEVTSTRETISREA, from the coding sequence ATGAACGCGCTCAAGAAACTCTTCGGTGGCGACACCCGCCAGTTCGGGATGATCTTTGCCCTGGTGGCTCTGATAGTTCTCTTCCAGTGGCTCACAGGCGGCATCACGCTCACCCCGGGCAACGTCATCAACCTCTTTAATGGCAACTCCTACATCCTGATCCTCGCCATTGGCATGGTTTTGGTGATCATCGCCGGCCACATCGATTTGTCGGTGGGCTCGGTGGCGGCGTTCGTCGGGATGGTAGTGGCCATCGCCATGAGGGACTGGAATATCCCTTGGTACCTGGCCATCCTCCTCGGCCTCGGCCTGGGTGCCGCCATCGGGGCCTGGCATGGCTGGTGGACAGCCTACGTCGGCATCCCGGCCTTCATCGTCACCCTGGCGGGCATGCTGATCTTCCGCGGGGCGCAGCAGTTTGTTGGCCAGTCCAACTCCATTCCAGTCCCCAGGGGGTTCCAGTACATCGGCGCCGGCTACCTCCCCGAAGTCGGGCCCGACACCGGGTTCAACAACCTGACCCTCCTCCTTGGGCTTGCGGCGGTCGCGTTCGTAATCTTCAGTGAAGTCCGGCGCCGGCGTATGGCCAAAGCGCTCGGGGCAGAGGTTTCGGAAACCTGGGTCAGCGTCCTCAGGCTCGTCCTGATTTGCGGCGCCATCCTTTATGCGACCTACCTGTTCGCCACCGGCCGGCCCGGCACGTCCTTCCCCATCCCCGGCCTCATCCTCGCCGTCCTGGTTTTGATCTACGGCTTCATTTCCTCGAAGACCGTGGTGGGCCGCCACGTTTACGCGGTCGGTGGAAACCGCCACGCCGCAGAACTCTCCGGTGTGAAGTCGAAGAAGATCAACTTCCTGGTCATGATGAACATGTCCATCATCGCCGGACTGGCTGGAATGATCTTTGTGGCCCGTTCCACATCAGCGGGACCTTCTGACGGCACGGGCTGGGAACTGGACGCCATCGCGGCTGTGTTCATCGGCGGTGCTGCAGTGACCGGCGGCGTGGGTACGGTGATCGGATCCATCGTCGGTGGCCTGGTCATGGCTGTCCTGAACAACGGTCTGCAACTCCTTAGCGTCGGCGCTGACTGGCAGTCCATGATCAAGGGCCTGGTGCTGCTGGTGGCCGTGGCCATCGACGTCTACAACAAGTCACAAGGACGGGCCTCGATCATCGGGCTGATGATGAAGAACTTCAGCCGCCCGTCCGGCGGACCCGGCACACCTCTGCAGCCGGATGAAGTCACCTCTACCCGGGAAACCATTTCCAGGGAAGCCTGA
- a CDS encoding TetR/AcrR family transcriptional regulator → MSTGQRLPARARLLQAADQALFDRGIRATPVDDLLRQADVSNATLYTHFGSKDALVAEALRVRMADWQAVWDQHIVAADNDMARLLSVFDALAAYRRDQNHPSRWCAFLAAATELPAAADEISDVLAADTALLVTRLLHFSQPIAGPHAQDLADEVLLAYSGTLAGFLRGYPHSPIDVGRRLARSAAEAHSRN, encoded by the coding sequence ATGAGCACCGGCCAGCGCCTTCCCGCCCGCGCGCGGCTGCTTCAGGCAGCCGATCAAGCGCTGTTCGACCGTGGCATCCGCGCCACGCCTGTTGATGACCTGCTGCGCCAAGCGGATGTCTCCAACGCCACGTTGTACACGCATTTCGGCAGCAAAGACGCCCTGGTAGCAGAAGCCTTGAGAGTTCGGATGGCGGACTGGCAGGCAGTGTGGGACCAACACATTGTCGCGGCCGACAATGACATGGCGCGGCTGCTCTCGGTGTTCGACGCCCTTGCGGCCTACCGGCGCGACCAGAACCACCCCTCACGCTGGTGCGCCTTTCTGGCCGCCGCCACGGAGCTTCCCGCAGCAGCGGACGAGATCAGCGACGTCCTGGCCGCGGATACCGCCCTGCTCGTCACCCGCCTCCTGCACTTCTCGCAGCCGATCGCCGGCCCGCACGCGCAAGACCTGGCCGATGAGGTGCTCCTGGCCTACAGCGGAACCTTGGCCGGCTTCCTGCGCGGCTACCCCCACTCACCCATCGACGTCGGCCGCCGCCTAGCCCGCTCAGCGGCTGAAGCCCACAGCCGCAACTGA
- a CDS encoding MFS transporter: protein MRALVVSGMALIAATYGLARFGYGLFLPRFTETFQMDSAIAGFIQAGSFLSFCFAAVLASRLAARPSLVVMCAGATAALGSVGVAAAPNVVVLAMSVVLAGAGAGFATPGLVALIERNIAPARQENAQTIVNAGTGAGIVVAGILMLLTMNQWRLGWVAIAALVSIAAVATLRTDQSSHRDRAAEPPPRVRARDLAPLARPIAAAALAGASSVAIWTFGRTVMDASRAGEEFYSIVAWMVLGAFGVLGASAAKIVEVWSLRTAWILTSLTMAGATIVLGAVPGAPFAAYISVALFAASYTALCGVLIIWAVRLVPHRAAEGTAALFIALAIGQAVGSATLGVLFTSDSPALAFTVAGILGILAVLPAMNCGRTHRPPAAPRPDARHKRIGA, encoded by the coding sequence GTGCGGGCTTTGGTGGTCAGCGGCATGGCATTGATCGCGGCGACCTACGGGCTGGCACGCTTCGGTTACGGGCTTTTCCTGCCCCGGTTCACCGAGACCTTCCAGATGGACTCGGCCATTGCCGGGTTCATCCAGGCCGGGAGCTTCCTCTCTTTCTGTTTCGCGGCAGTTCTCGCTTCGCGCCTTGCTGCCCGCCCTAGCCTGGTCGTGATGTGCGCGGGGGCGACGGCTGCCCTGGGATCAGTGGGTGTCGCGGCTGCGCCTAATGTCGTCGTCCTCGCGATGAGTGTCGTCTTGGCCGGTGCCGGCGCCGGATTCGCGACCCCCGGCCTGGTCGCGCTCATCGAACGCAACATTGCCCCGGCACGCCAGGAAAACGCGCAGACTATTGTCAATGCCGGCACCGGAGCAGGCATCGTCGTCGCGGGCATCCTCATGCTCCTCACAATGAATCAATGGCGCTTGGGCTGGGTCGCCATCGCAGCCCTGGTGTCCATCGCTGCCGTCGCCACCCTCCGTACCGATCAGTCTTCCCACCGGGATCGGGCCGCTGAGCCGCCGCCACGGGTGCGGGCCCGTGACCTCGCTCCGCTGGCCCGGCCCATCGCCGCGGCGGCTCTGGCCGGGGCCTCCAGTGTTGCGATCTGGACTTTCGGCCGCACGGTCATGGACGCTTCCCGTGCGGGTGAGGAGTTCTACTCCATCGTTGCCTGGATGGTCCTGGGAGCCTTTGGCGTGCTCGGCGCCAGCGCCGCGAAGATCGTTGAGGTATGGAGCCTGCGTACGGCTTGGATCCTGACCTCGCTGACCATGGCGGGCGCGACCATAGTCCTGGGTGCGGTACCGGGTGCACCCTTCGCCGCCTATATCTCGGTGGCGCTGTTCGCGGCCAGCTACACCGCATTGTGCGGTGTTCTCATCATTTGGGCCGTCCGCCTGGTTCCTCATCGCGCGGCTGAAGGCACAGCGGCGTTGTTCATCGCCCTCGCCATAGGTCAGGCGGTTGGCTCGGCAACACTGGGAGTTCTGTTCACCTCCGATTCTCCGGCTTTGGCCTTCACCGTTGCCGGGATACTCGGAATCCTGGCAGTGCTGCCGGCGATGAACTGCGGCCGGACACATCGCCCTCCTGCAGCACCACGGCCCGACGCGAGGCACAAGCGGATCGGCGCATAA
- a CDS encoding substrate-binding domain-containing protein, which yields MRMFGKAGKAAAVAAIAALALTGCGRSEPSTPGGGASEGAGGFAQDSAIGVALPKKTSENWVLAEKLFNDGLSSAGFKPTVQFANNGVAEQQNQISAMIAKGAKVVIVGALDGSQLGTQLQQAKDSGATIIAYDRLLLNTENVDYYVAYDNFKVGELQGQALLDGMKAKKPAGPYNIELLAGSPDDANAKVFFDGAMKVLKPKIEDGTLKVLSGQTTFEKAVTQDWKAENAQRRMDTLLTGSYGTESLDGVLSPNDTLARAVITSVKAAGKPLPVITGQDSEEESVKSILAGEQYSTINKDTRKLVEHAIVMVKDLQAGKTPEINDDKSYNNSVKTVPAYLLEPVIVTAANVKTAYTDDPVLGPITK from the coding sequence ATGCGAATGTTTGGCAAAGCAGGGAAGGCAGCAGCGGTAGCTGCGATCGCAGCATTGGCGTTGACGGGTTGCGGACGTTCCGAACCAAGCACCCCTGGCGGCGGCGCCAGCGAGGGAGCCGGAGGCTTCGCCCAGGACTCCGCGATAGGCGTAGCCCTTCCCAAGAAGACCAGCGAGAACTGGGTACTGGCGGAAAAGCTGTTCAATGACGGCCTGTCCAGCGCCGGTTTCAAGCCCACTGTCCAGTTCGCCAACAACGGTGTGGCCGAACAGCAGAACCAGATCAGCGCCATGATCGCCAAGGGCGCCAAGGTGGTTATCGTGGGCGCACTGGACGGTTCGCAGCTGGGTACCCAGCTCCAGCAGGCCAAGGACTCCGGCGCGACCATCATTGCCTATGACCGCCTGCTGCTGAACACCGAGAACGTGGACTACTACGTGGCCTACGACAACTTCAAGGTCGGTGAGCTCCAGGGCCAGGCCCTGCTGGACGGGATGAAGGCCAAAAAGCCCGCCGGTCCGTACAACATTGAACTTCTGGCAGGTTCCCCGGACGACGCCAACGCGAAGGTCTTCTTTGACGGTGCAATGAAGGTCCTGAAGCCGAAGATCGAGGACGGTACACTCAAGGTGCTGTCCGGACAGACGACTTTCGAAAAGGCCGTAACCCAGGACTGGAAGGCTGAGAACGCCCAGCGCCGGATGGATACGCTCCTGACGGGGTCCTATGGGACTGAGTCCCTGGACGGCGTCCTCTCACCGAACGACACCCTCGCCCGGGCTGTCATTACGTCGGTCAAGGCGGCCGGCAAGCCCCTGCCTGTCATCACGGGCCAGGATTCCGAGGAGGAGTCGGTCAAGTCCATCCTTGCCGGCGAGCAGTACTCCACCATTAACAAGGACACCCGGAAACTGGTTGAGCACGCGATTGTGATGGTCAAGGACCTTCAGGCCGGCAAGACGCCTGAGATCAATGACGACAAGTCATACAACAACTCGGTGAAGACCGTGCCGGCATACCTCCTGGAGCCGGTCATCGTCACCGCCGCCAATGTGAAGACGGCTTACACGGACGATCCGGTACTCGGCCCGATCACCAAGTAG
- a CDS encoding ROK family transcriptional regulator has translation MPATSRSTRSKPKNPGSQSALRQLNQQRIIESLMVGPSTQAELARQTGLSTATVSNIVKIMLDSGLASAEPITSSGRRALNVRLNSNGAVAVGIDFGRRHLRVVLASLSYHVIAEESVALPLGHQAEEGIQAAVVLLEKLLRESGIARTAVVGAGVGIPGPIDRRTGTVAQGAILPEWVGINILQHLEERLKIPAFIDNDANLGAWSEVTWGQHTGVSNLMFLKIGSGIGAGLILNGAPYYGNVGITGEIGHATIHEQGLVCRCGNRGCLETIASTTTMIELLSRGEDRPLTPADIVRKALARDSATLRVLDDAGLAVGRALGNVANLINPEVIVVGGPLAGLGDLLLEPIKRGLVRHAVPVIGETTTITMSSLGDRAEALGAAALVFQHAGIRKT, from the coding sequence ATGCCCGCAACTTCGCGCTCAACGAGGAGCAAGCCCAAAAATCCCGGCTCCCAGTCGGCCCTACGGCAACTGAACCAGCAACGCATCATCGAGTCGCTGATGGTGGGCCCTTCCACGCAGGCGGAACTGGCCCGGCAGACCGGGCTGTCCACTGCAACCGTTTCGAACATCGTCAAAATTATGCTCGATTCAGGCTTGGCGTCCGCCGAGCCCATCACGAGTTCGGGCCGGCGGGCACTGAATGTCAGGCTCAACAGCAACGGGGCCGTGGCCGTTGGAATCGACTTCGGCCGCAGGCATCTCCGAGTGGTCCTGGCCTCGCTCAGCTACCACGTCATCGCGGAGGAATCAGTTGCCCTGCCCCTCGGACACCAGGCCGAGGAAGGCATCCAGGCCGCAGTGGTCCTGCTCGAGAAACTCCTGCGCGAAAGTGGCATCGCCCGCACAGCAGTGGTGGGTGCCGGCGTCGGAATTCCCGGCCCCATCGACCGCCGTACAGGCACCGTTGCCCAAGGGGCAATCCTGCCTGAATGGGTAGGTATCAACATCCTCCAGCACCTGGAGGAACGGCTCAAAATTCCCGCGTTCATTGACAACGACGCGAATCTTGGGGCCTGGTCAGAGGTGACCTGGGGCCAGCACACCGGCGTCAGCAACTTGATGTTCCTCAAGATCGGCTCCGGCATCGGAGCAGGCCTCATCCTCAACGGCGCACCCTATTACGGCAACGTGGGGATCACTGGTGAGATCGGTCATGCCACCATCCACGAACAAGGGCTGGTGTGCCGCTGCGGAAACCGCGGCTGCCTTGAAACGATCGCTTCCACCACAACAATGATCGAGCTGCTAAGCCGCGGCGAAGACCGGCCACTCACCCCTGCAGACATCGTCCGGAAGGCCCTGGCCCGCGACTCGGCCACCCTCCGGGTGCTCGATGATGCGGGGCTCGCTGTGGGCCGCGCGCTGGGCAACGTCGCCAACCTGATCAACCCCGAAGTCATCGTGGTCGGCGGGCCGCTGGCCGGCCTCGGCGACCTCCTCCTGGAGCCCATCAAGAGGGGACTGGTGCGGCATGCCGTTCCCGTCATTGGGGAGACCACCACCATCACGATGTCCTCGCTGGGCGACCGCGCCGAGGCGTTGGGAGCAGCCGCCCTGGTGTTCCAGCACGCCGGTATCCGCAAAACCTAG
- a CDS encoding nitrilase-related carbon-nitrogen hydrolase, whose protein sequence is MLLALLQANAVVMDAAANCAAIDAAAEAAAAAGAAVLLTPELFPAGYAPRRVRAELDPAGLPALHAKLAGIARRHRIGLVYSLPRVTPQGEWHISATLLDAEGTSLLTYDKVHLFGADERAAFSPAAQPPAVVNFKGVPTSMVICYDVEFPEAVRAAAVAGAELLLVPTALGHGFDDVPQVLLRARALESQVTIAYANHSGVEEGCRFLGGSVIAGPDGKLLAAAGEEPQLLYAEVDEGSAARAREEVPYLAERRPEIYRSWNS, encoded by the coding sequence GTGTTGCTGGCACTCCTGCAGGCAAACGCTGTTGTGATGGATGCGGCTGCCAACTGTGCTGCCATCGATGCAGCCGCAGAGGCGGCTGCCGCAGCCGGGGCGGCAGTCCTGCTGACACCGGAGCTCTTCCCCGCTGGCTACGCCCCCCGCCGCGTCCGTGCGGAACTGGACCCCGCTGGCCTGCCGGCGCTTCACGCGAAGCTCGCCGGCATCGCCCGCCGCCACCGCATTGGCCTGGTGTACAGCCTTCCCCGGGTCACCCCGCAGGGGGAGTGGCATATCAGTGCCACCCTTCTTGATGCCGAGGGGACCAGCCTGCTCACCTATGACAAGGTGCACCTCTTCGGGGCCGATGAACGGGCCGCCTTCAGCCCCGCCGCCCAGCCTCCCGCCGTCGTAAATTTCAAAGGGGTCCCCACTTCGATGGTGATCTGCTACGACGTCGAATTCCCTGAGGCGGTCCGTGCCGCTGCCGTGGCCGGTGCCGAACTGCTCCTGGTTCCCACCGCGCTGGGACACGGGTTCGATGACGTTCCTCAGGTGTTGCTGCGGGCGCGGGCACTGGAAAGCCAGGTCACGATTGCCTACGCCAACCACTCCGGCGTTGAAGAGGGATGCCGGTTCCTTGGCGGCAGCGTTATCGCGGGGCCGGATGGCAAACTGCTGGCGGCAGCCGGGGAAGAACCTCAGCTTCTCTACGCCGAGGTGGACGAAGGGTCTGCTGCCCGGGCCCGCGAGGAAGTGCCCTACCTCGCCGAACGGCGTCCGGAGATCTACCGTTCCTGGAACTCCTGA
- a CDS encoding PucR family transcriptional regulator, which translates to MRRNAPAGDGRTDQFDAVTLGQFLEALPAAVAVVHDAGNRHVPLRWVEPSELEDPTPYLLDGEFVLTAGLPFRGGDGNGGGNGGRSIRGAASRAEEYVRRLVDAGVAALGFGLQPYYDAVPEHVLAACRQQGLTLVQVPASVPFAALGLEFSKLLESGNAQVFRQLAETNRHLMSAVLSARPEHELLAALAQRVPVWAVLFGTDGRVRARAGAAVEPAQLQPLLKKLLSGSGPRVETETFDAPGSALVFGHPLRSNKDATLGSLVLGADKPLTPAQNNVVSSVVGLLELLVRQRTSGSLAPSQLATALLLHPETLAGGNSRQLNGLKDLLAQSVAGTRSGQVRVVQGMRAAAAPAAADGPVRELLQWRRLFDSKMVELTDYGFAAVTRLKVDDQLVAEVEQLGWRLVVGEPAELPGLPGAYRRASSLRPRVIATGKSARVEEVTWSVTGLLGREAGTMLAARLLAPVLELEPERRDGQLRVLQSWLAANGSWDATAKELGMHRNSVRRQINAIAELLDMDLGQAQSRAELWIALQYEEVLLPGDAQEFQER; encoded by the coding sequence ATGAGACGTAATGCACCAGCCGGAGACGGCAGGACGGATCAGTTTGACGCCGTCACGCTGGGACAGTTCCTCGAAGCGCTGCCGGCAGCGGTGGCAGTGGTCCACGACGCCGGCAACCGCCATGTGCCCCTGCGCTGGGTGGAACCCAGCGAGTTGGAGGACCCCACCCCCTACCTGCTCGACGGCGAGTTTGTCCTCACGGCGGGCCTGCCGTTCCGTGGCGGGGATGGGAACGGCGGTGGCAATGGAGGCAGGTCCATCAGAGGCGCTGCCTCACGGGCTGAGGAGTACGTCCGCCGGCTCGTGGACGCAGGAGTGGCCGCGCTGGGCTTCGGCCTGCAGCCGTATTACGACGCCGTGCCGGAGCACGTGCTGGCAGCCTGCCGGCAGCAGGGACTTACCTTGGTGCAGGTGCCGGCCAGTGTGCCCTTTGCCGCGTTGGGACTGGAGTTCTCCAAACTGCTGGAGTCAGGAAATGCGCAGGTCTTCCGGCAACTCGCCGAGACCAACCGCCACCTGATGAGCGCCGTCCTTTCGGCCCGGCCGGAGCATGAACTCCTGGCGGCACTGGCACAGCGCGTGCCGGTGTGGGCGGTCCTTTTCGGCACGGACGGGCGCGTGCGCGCCCGGGCGGGTGCCGCCGTCGAACCCGCCCAACTTCAGCCCCTCCTGAAGAAACTCCTTAGCGGCAGCGGACCCCGGGTGGAAACCGAAACGTTCGATGCTCCCGGCTCGGCGCTGGTGTTCGGCCACCCCCTAAGGAGCAACAAGGACGCAACCCTGGGCAGCCTGGTGCTTGGCGCGGACAAGCCACTGACCCCGGCCCAGAACAATGTGGTGTCTTCCGTCGTGGGACTCCTGGAGCTGCTGGTCCGCCAACGCACCAGCGGCTCCCTTGCCCCGAGCCAGCTCGCCACCGCCCTGTTGCTCCACCCCGAAACACTGGCAGGGGGCAACAGCCGGCAGCTGAACGGGCTGAAGGATCTGCTGGCCCAAAGCGTCGCGGGAACCCGTTCCGGCCAGGTCCGCGTGGTGCAGGGGATGCGGGCAGCGGCTGCCCCGGCTGCCGCAGACGGGCCGGTCCGGGAACTGCTGCAATGGCGGCGGCTGTTCGACAGCAAGATGGTGGAACTGACCGATTACGGCTTCGCGGCCGTGACACGGCTGAAGGTGGACGACCAGCTGGTGGCCGAGGTGGAACAGCTGGGGTGGCGCCTTGTGGTGGGTGAGCCGGCAGAACTCCCAGGCCTGCCGGGGGCCTACCGCCGCGCCTCGTCGCTGCGGCCCCGGGTGATTGCCACCGGCAAAAGCGCACGCGTCGAGGAGGTGACGTGGTCGGTCACCGGCCTGCTCGGCAGGGAAGCCGGCACCATGCTGGCAGCCAGGCTCCTGGCGCCGGTCCTTGAGCTGGAGCCCGAACGCCGCGACGGACAGCTCCGGGTTCTCCAGTCCTGGCTGGCCGCCAACGGAAGCTGGGACGCCACGGCGAAGGAGCTTGGCATGCACCGGAACAGCGTCCGCCGCCAGATCAACGCCATCGCTGAATTGCTGGATATGGACCTTGGCCAGGCCCAGTCCCGTGCCGAGTTGTGGATTGCGCTGCAGTACGAAGAGGTTCTGCTGCCCGGGGACGCTCAGGAGTTCCAGGAACGGTAG